The Phoenix dactylifera cultivar Barhee BC4 chromosome 15, palm_55x_up_171113_PBpolish2nd_filt_p, whole genome shotgun sequence genome contains a region encoding:
- the LOC103705789 gene encoding zinc finger protein 8-like encodes MSERETRDFTSVDSFSQLPFIRPAPTREKPSAASTFRLFGIEVPHEPDTDEDPSKDPYTTANPNSGSNGDGGSGERDRKFECHYCCRQFPTSQALGGHQNAHKRERQHAKRAQFQSAMSANHQSTAEGHHKYGFLDHHRLGPLPAAGSFGFHPPATRQYPSWSSSSTTGSSVGSRFYGERGSVSQPINGSPLPGLWRVPTAVHGGASMGLVHRDRTTPLPLFGGDESGAMGVGLSTIVGSSSSSSSTSPQNYQTGVKENVSLDLHL; translated from the coding sequence ATGAGCGAGCGAGAGACCCGCGACTTCACGAGCGTCGACTCCTTCTCCCAGCTCCCATTCATCCGTCCGGCGCCCACCCGTGAGAAGccctccgccgcctccaccTTCCGCCTCTTTGGCATCGAGGTCCCTCACGAGCCCGACACTGACGAAGATCCCTCCAAAGACCCCTACACCACCGCCAACCCCAACAGCGGCAGCAACGGCGATGGCGGCAGTGGCGAGAGAGATCGCAAGTTCGAGTGCCACTACTGCTGCCGCCAGTTCCCGACATCACAGGCCCTCGGCGGGCACCAGAATGCTCACAAGCGTGAGCGACAGCATGCCAAGCGAGCCCAATTCCAGTCAGCTATGTCAGCCAACCACCAATCCACCGCCGAGGGCCACCACAAGTACGGCTTCCTCGACCACCACCGCCTCGGCCCGCTGCCGGCCGCCGGCAGCTTTGGCTTCCATCCCCCTGCCACTCGCCAATATCCTTCATGGAGCAGTTCGAGCACCACCGGTAGCAGCGTCGGCAGCCGGTTCTACGGCGAGCGTGGATCGGTGAGCCAGCCTATCAATGGAAGCCCCTTGCCGGGCCTCTGGAGGGTTCCCACAGCGGTGCATGGCGGTGCGAGCATGGGACTAGTCCATCGGGACCGAACAACACCGCTGCCCTTGTTCGGAGGGGACGAGTCCGGGGCGATGGGTGTCGGTTTGAGTACTATTGttggttcttcttcttcctcttcttctacaTCTCCACAGAACTACCAAACTGGTGTAAAAGAGAATGTGAGCTTGGATCTGCACCTGTGA